AAGCTTAAAGAATCCTGGAAAAAATGATGTAATTAAGTGTAAATGATCCAGATTCAAGATTTTTATGATTAATAAAAAAAAGGTAAAAATGGGGAATTTGTATTACAATGGACAGATTGCTGTAGACTCACATAAAAGAATAATCCTAGCATCATACATAACAATACAATCCAACAGACCATTACGAAACTTGTTCCATTAAATGGAACAAGTACAATCAAATTTAACAGAAATATAACGATGAAAATGCCTGTTAATTACCAAGTAAGTGCAGATAATGACTATTCAACAGATGAAAAACACAGAATATCTTGAAAAACATGGACCTTGACGGTTACATATCCTCACGAAAACTCTCAAGAAAAGAAAAAAAATAGTATAATAATTGTCCGAAAAAAAAACCATTTTTCCAAAGATAAATTATCAACTATGATCACGAAATGATGACCTATATCTTCCCCCCCCCAATTGGTCAACCACTATAGAAAAAAAAGCGAATACCAATACAAAAACAAAACAAGAATCACACATTGGACCAAAGAATGCAAAAACTGCCCAGTACAAGAATATTGCAGTAAAAACACAACGATACAGAATAATCAGTGACTATGGAAAAATTTCAAAAATAAAAATGCAAAGAAAAATAGAAAACCACAAAAGCCCCCCAAAAAAATCTACAAAAATACGCTCAAAAAAACAGCAGAAACTACCATTTACAAACATGAAACAAAACATAAACCTAACAAAATTCACAACAACAGACTTAAAACAAGTAAAATACAGAATTTAAACTATACACAATAAGACACAACTTAAAAAAGAATATACAACAAAATAAACAATAGAAACAACTGAAAAATAAAATTATTGCAAAAAATTTTTAAAATAAAAAAAATTCTATGAAAAATTAAAAAATTTCATGTCCCATCCTGCCAGAATAAAAAAAAATCGCAAAAAAATCGCGAAATAAAAATTTTTGAAAAAATTAAAAATAATACTTTAAAATAGAGTATAATGAAAATAGAGAATAATTTAATTTAAAAATAGGAAAAATAAGTAAAATTATTAAATTACAGATTTATTGACAAACCTCTTAAAAAAAGAAAAATGGAAAATCAAAGATTTTCCTAAAATTATTTTTTATATTTCGGTATTATACAGTTTATAATTAATAAAAATCCAGCTAATATAATAGTTACTGGGTTTCCAGTACTTTTTATAACACTTTCTGAAGCTTTATTAATATTGTCTGTTTTATTAGGAATTATTTTATTTTCTTTAACTATGAATTCTGTTGAGTTAGAAGAAGCTGTGTAATTTTCACAACCTGGGTAATAAACACTAATAGTATATTTTCCTGAATCTAAAATTGGGCCAATAAATGTTCCTTTACCATTTACTACTTTAACTTTGTATTCAACACCATTTAATTTAACAATTACAGTGGCAGTTAATGCTTTGCCATTGATATCAGTTAAGGTAATTTCAGCTTTTGTTTTTTTACCATGACCTACATTAGTAACTTTTATTGTAATGATTGTTTTCAATGGTTTAACATTGAAAGTATCTGAAGCATTTGAACTATAATAATTATTATCACCTAGATAATAAACACTAATAATATATTTGCCACCTGCTAAAACTGAACCAATAAATGTTCCTTTACCATTTACTACTTTAACTTTGTATTCAACACCATTTAATTTAACAATTACATTAGCTGTTAATGGGTTTCCATTTATGTCTGTTAGTGTGATGCTTGCAGTTGCATTTTCACCATAAGTTTTATCATCTGCAGTAATTGTAGTAATTGTTTTTAATGGTGTGACTTTGAAAGTATCTGTGTCGTTGGAACTATAATAGTTATTCCCACCTAGATAATATACAGTTATATTGTAGTTTCCTGCGTCTAAGATTGATCCAACAAAGATTCCGTTTCCGTTTATCACATTAATAGTGTAATTTACCCCATTTACATTAATGGTTACATTAGCTGTTAATGGGTTTCCATTTATGTCTGTTAGTGTGATGCTTGCAGTTGCATTTTCACCATAAGTTTTATCATCTGCAGTAATTGTAGTAATTGTTTTCATTTTAGATAAAAATATAGATAATATCACATGTTCATCATCAGATAAAGATTGTATAGAGAAATAATTATCAGTACCTATAGCAAAATAACTTAAAGTAGTATTCCTTATATCTCCAGTTGTTGTTTGATTGTATGGTCCAATAACAGCAACATTGAAATAAGGTAATAAACTTGGATCATTTAAAATATCAATATTAGTATTTAATTTATATCCTAATGTTACATTATATTTATTAACTGGATTTAAAGTTGCATTAACAAATGTAGTATATTCATCAGCAGATAACATTAAAACATACCAGTGACTCAATGTTAAGTTATTTCCAGTATCTGTTATTTGTGATAAAGCATTATTAACACCCCACCAATTTAATTCAGAATTGGTGTTGTTTCCAGTATTATTTAATCCATTAGAGTTACAATTTTTATAAATGCGATTATAATTTAAGGTATTGTTAGTTCCATTAACAATGAATCCACCATTATTTTTTAAAATAGTTGAAGAAATAACAACATCATTGTTACTTTTCATTATAATACCAGTACCATTGTTAGAAGCTATATAACTTCTGTTTAATGTATTATTTCCATTATTTTTTTGCTTATTTTTATTTTCAACAAAAATAACTCCATTACCATTATTTATAATAGTTAAATTAGATAAATAATTATTCCGTCTCCTTCTATAGTCAATCCATTTAATTTGTTTCTATTAATGATATTATTTATTATAGTATTATTATCACCAAAAACACGAATACCATCTTTAGAATTATCAGTAACATTATTATTTGCTACTTTGGATTCAGATATTTTGTAAGTATTTTCATTATTGTTAGTATAATGACCTAATGCAATACCAATTTCAGATTTAGATATGTTATTAAATTCAATAGTATAATTTTTACCATTGCTTACAGATATTCCATAAGTATTGTTAAAAATTTCATTACTTGATATATAAACATTATTCCCTTTTTTAATTAATATTCCATTATTTTCATTATCAAAGATTAAATTATCAATAATAAAAAGGTTTTTTGCATTTGTTGCACTAATTCCATTAGTATTATTATAAATTTTATTATTTTTAATAATTGTAGTTGCATCAGAATCACTTTCAATTCCAGAATATGCGTTGTGGGAAATAGTGTTATTTTCAATTAGGACAAAACCACCATATGTGCCTTCAATATAAATACCACTCTTAGTTGTTGGTTTATAAGAAGGTATTATGAAATCAATTTGACCTTGTGCTGTGCTGTTAAATATAGTATTATTTATAATTCTCACAGAAGTATTCATATTTTCTTTAATATAAATACCTGCATTAATAAGGTTGTTGTTTTCAATTGTAATATTACTACCACCTTCTAAAACATAAACCCCATTACCTCTCATATGGAATACAAAATAACTTTTTTTAACTGTTACAATTTGAGGATCTTTTACGGTATTATTGTAAACACGTCCATTATGTCCGTTACTAAATTTTATACCCCAAAATGACATGTTTACTGTGTTATTATAAACATTTGAGTATGAAGAATTCTTTGCATTATCAAGTGGTTCATAAAATTTTTCAACATAATTATTGAAAATTTCACTATGAGTACTGTTTTGCATTAAAATACCATAATGATTACCTGAAGATACTAATGGATCGTTATATTGTCCCCTAATCTTAAATGAAACAACACGATTATTGTTTACATTAAAATAATGTGTATTTTGAATAATAATTCCATAATGATAATATTCACCTATATTATTAAAAGAAACATCAATATTTCTAGAATCTTTTATTAAAATAGCAGTACCAACACCAGATGTTTTATTAAAGATGTTATTATTAATCTTTAAATCTGTAATCGAAGAAAAACTACTGTACATATTTATTTCTAAAAATTTTGAATTTTGAAGTGTTATATTACTAATACTATTAACATTGGTTATTGCTGTTTTATATCCTTCAAAAGTAGTATTATCGATTAAAATATTGTTTGTTTTTAATGTAATACCAACAATATTATTTGAACCTTTAAGTTTAATACCATTACCTAAAATTTTAACTTCTTTATTTACATTGAATTTGATGTTATTGAAGTTATCTATAGATGTTGTATTAAAAGAGACTGTATCACCATCAGAAAGGTTATAACCCATTGCAGAATTATGATTGAATAAATTATTTACATCATTACTAGTCCAATTACTATCAATAGTTATATTATTAGCTGAAACAGAACTAATACTCATAATTAAGATAAACAAAAATATTATTCCTAATGTTAACATTTTTTTATTAATCATATTCACCCCCTTTTATTAGTTAGTACATTTCAATAACTTAACTGATATTTTTATAGAACCATCAATTTTAATTGAAAAAAGTTAAAAATATATTAATTAATTTTTTTGAAATGCCCTAAATCAGTTATATAAGTATAATAATATTTATAAATTGTGGTTAATTTAAGTATTTTTTAAAAATTTGTCAGGATGGGACATGACTCTCATTAATTTTTAAAATTTTTTTTCGCTTATTTTTTTCCTTTAATTTTATATACTATGAAGTACAATCTTTTATTATAAATATTAATATTTATGGTTGTTTTATTTATGGTTTTAAAAGATGATACTATTAATCAGACTATGTTGGTGCCTATGGACTTGAGTAATTTGATTCCTGAAGGTCATCCGTGTTATTTTTATTAAAAATGTGGTTGATCAAATTGATTGTTCCGAAGCTAACAAGGAGTTTTTCGTGACAAGCCTGGTGAACCTGCTTATCCTCGTGAAAATGTTGCTTAGGATTGGTTTTGATGAGTGTTATTTGATGGTGGATTGTCTTCTCCTAATTGAGAGAAGAACAAGAACTGAATATTGCTTATATGTACTTAGCAGGCATGCAAAAGCCAGTTTATAGGGACAATTTTATAAGATTCAAATTGAATTATACCTGATTTAATTGATGAAGCTTTTAAAACAACTTTTAAAGATTTGCAAAAGAAAAAAATCCGCCATTTAAGTTTTAGATGGAACTAAAGCAAAAACATCTTTAAAAAATAATAACCAATGAACAACAATTAAAAATAATCATGAAAAGAACACTTGGAAGAAAAGTATTATAAATTGGATCAAGAAGAAGATTTGGAATTGGGCGATGAATCTGGAAAAATTAGTATTCCTGAATCATATTAACAAACAAAGAAAAATTCCAAGAAACAGTAAGAGAAAATCAATAAATCCTCTTAAAAATGATGGAGACCAAAGATAAATTGAGAGCTTCAAGTAAAAAAAAACCTCTTAAAACAATCCAGAAGAAAAATCCTGAAAAAAAAATTTACAAAAAAGCTTGAAACACTCGAAGAAAAGCTTAAAGAATCCTGGAAAAAATGATGTAATTAAGTGTAAATGATCCAGATTCAAGATTTTTATGATGGGTGTTCGCCAAAAGTAATTTTTTTGATGCAAATTTTTCTTTGTTTTTGAATTAAAGTAGTTTTAATCAGTTTCAAAAATTAATTTTAGATTTTTGGCGGACACCCAGAAAAGAAAAAAAATAGTAAATATTGTCCGAAAAAAAAAACCATTTTTCCAAAGATAATTATCAACTATGATCACGAAATGATGACCAATATCCGCCCCCCCATTGGTCAACCACTATAGAAAAAAAGCGAATACCAATACAAAAACAAAACAAGAATCACACATTGAACCAAAGAATGCAAAAACTGCCCAGTACAAAAATATTGCAGTAAAAAAACAACGATACAGAATAATCAGCGACTATGGAAAACATTTCCCAAAAAAAATAAAAATAAAAATGCAAAGAAAAATAGAAAACCACAAAAGCCCCCCAAAAAAAATCTACAAAAATACGCTCAAAAAAAAAAAACAGCAGAAACTACCATTTACAAAACATGAAACAAAACATACACCTAACAAAATTCACAACAACAGACTTAAAACAAATAAATACAGAATTTAAACTATACACAACAAAACACAACTTAAAAAGAACATACAACAAAATAAACAATAGAAACAACTGAAAAATAAAATTATTGCAAAAAATTTTTAAAATAAAAAATTCTATGAAAAATTAAAAAATTTCATGTCCCATCCTGCTATTGGTTATTGTGGATGTTAATATGAAATCTGTTTGTGTATCTGCTATACATGATAAATCTGATCAATTCCTTTTTTAATATATCGAGGTGAGAATTATTTAATTCTTTTAGTTGTTTTTCACTGTATCCAATATTATGGTGCATCGCAGATGCTAGTATCACCTGCCAGTATTGAATATCCTTTATAAAGACCAGGTCTATCTGGATCATTGTAAATTCCATCAATAAAGTCTTCATTCATGTCTAACATAGCAAATATGATTAAGCAATTTTCTTCTTTGAGAAATATCGGATTTAGTTAAAGTCATATTTTTATCCTTCTTATCACTTCTAATAAAAATTTATAGCCTCTACAGCAGTCGTTCGACCACAATCATAGAAAGAATACTTAATTATACTTCCTAAAGTAGTTTTTCGAATACGAACAAAATGCACTTTTCCATCATCATATTTTATATATTTTCGATTTTTCATATTTATCCTAATTTATTTCCCAAGTTTCATCACAAAATATTCCCTGAAATTAAAATCAAACATAAAATAATTTAAACAAATATAAAAACTATTAAAGTAAACACATCCAATTACACATAGCAAATTAAACGAATTTAAAACAAAAAAAATAATCAAAAACCCATAAAACAAGTAAAAAAATAAAAAATAAATCATATAAACTAATACAATA
This window of the Methanobrevibacter sp. V74 genome carries:
- a CDS encoding Ig-like domain-containing protein, which codes for MKSNNDVVISSTILKNNGGFIVNGTNNTLNYNRIYKNCNSNGLNNTGNNTNSELNWWGVNNALSQITDTGNNLTLSHWYVLMLSADEYTTFVNATLNPVNKYNVTLGYKLNTNIDILNDPSLLPYFNVAVIGPYNQTTTGDIRNTTLSYFAIGTDNYFSIQSLSDDEHVILSIFLSKMKTITTITADDKTYGENATASITLTDINGNPLTANVTINVNGVNYTINVINGNGIFVGSILDAGNYNITVYYLGGNNYYSSNDTDTFKVTPLKTITTITADDKTYGENATASITLTDINGNPLTANVIVKLNGVEYKVKVVNGKGTFIGSVLAGGKYIISVYYLGDNNYYSSNASDTFNVKPLKTIITIKVTNVGHGKKTKAEITLTDINGKALTATVIVKLNGVEYKVKVVNGKGTFIGPILDSGKYTISVYYPGCENYTASSNSTEFIVKENKIIPNKTDNINKASESVIKSTGNPVTIILAGFLLIINCIIPKYKK
- a CDS encoding right-handed parallel beta-helix repeat-containing protein, whose translation is MINKKMLTLGIIFLFILIMSISSVSANNITIDSNWTSNDVNNLFNHNSAMGYNLSDGDTVSFNTTSIDNFNNIKFNVNKEVKILGNGIKLKGSNNIVGITLKTNNILIDNTTFEGYKTAITNVNSISNITLQNSKFLEINMYSSFSSITDLKINNNIFNKTSGVGTAILIKDSRNIDVSFNNIGEYYHYGIIIQNTHYFNVNNNRVVSFKIRGQYNDPLVSSGNHYGILMQNSTHSEIFNNYVEKFYEPLDNAKNSSYSNVYNNTVNMSFWGIKFSNGHNGRVYNNTVKDPQIVTVKKSYFVFHMRGNGVYVLEGGSNITIENNNLINAGIYIKENMNTSVRIINNTIFNSTAQGQIDFIIPSYKPTTKSGIYIEGTYGGFVLIENNTISHNAYSGIESDSDATTIIKNNKIYNNTNGISATNAKNLFIIDNLIFDNENNGILIKKGNNVYISSNEIFNNTYGISVSNGKNYTIEFNNISKSEIGIALGHYTNNNENTYKISESKVANNNVTDNSKDGIRVFGDNNTIINNIINRNKLNGLTIEGDGIIIYLI